CCGTGGGCACCCCCACCGTCGCCAACGCCACTATTTTGGCTGATGTCGTCAGCCATATTCGTGACGAGAAGAAGCTCACGTTCAAGATGAAGCGCCGCAAGGGTTATCACAAATCCATCGGGCATCGTCAGGAGCTGACGGTCGTCAAGATTAACACCATTAACGCATAATTTATCCAGACTTATGGCACATAAGAAAGGTCAAGGCAGCGTACGCAACGGACGTGATAGCGTCAGCAAGCGTCTCGGCGTCAAAGAGTACGGTGGCGAATTAGTCACCGCTGGCAGCATTCTCGTGCGGCAGCGCGG
This genomic interval from Verrucomicrobiota bacterium contains the following:
- the rplU gene encoding 50S ribosomal protein L21, whose product is MYAVLETGSKQYRVALGDTLKVERLDVEAGKPVTFDRVLLVNKEGQVTVGTPTVANATILADVVSHIRDEKKLTFKMKRRKGYHKSIGHRQELTVVKINTINA